A genomic stretch from Hoplias malabaricus isolate fHopMal1 chromosome 4, fHopMal1.hap1, whole genome shotgun sequence includes:
- the polg gene encoding DNA polymerase subunit gamma-1 isoform X4: protein MLRLLSYQPWRYSSAALWRRWCAAAAKAKLQSSSRETRMNPLNIQMLSRNLQEQIFHNSVQEYTDEDVEGSIKHLKKHKLWGKEAVLLPDVELKLPQMYGEDIDGHFRILAQKQSLPYLEAASWLQQTDLPQMPQKWVWEVGWTQYGLDGQHKKVDFPEENALVFDVEVCMAEGHCPTLAVAVSPTTWYSWCSKRLVEERYTWSSQLTLADLIPLETPANSSRPKGGQWKERLIVGHNVSFDRAHIKEQYLLKGSKMRFLDTMSLHMAISGLTGFQRTLWMASRHGKRRGLHEVKEHMKKLGRRSEGRAIGCWDWVNISSINNLADVHALYVGGDPLKKEPRDIFVKGSMSDVRNNFQELMQYCATDVLATHEVFTQQLSLFLERCPHPVTFAGMLEMGVCYLPVNQSWGRYVEDAQDTYEELQREMKKSLMILADDACQLLQDDRYKEDPWLWDLEWDVQEFKQKKIAMSKSKKAKQEAEKAAAAAASKCENPGKVWDEDPGPPEEDDQGRPDPSRELVEHLKGTVSCLPKRRQHMPGHPGWYRKLCARMSNKEDEAWSPGASLISLQMRITPKLMGLTWDGFPLHYTEKHGWGYLVPGRRDNLEAAEDTEGPVCPYRSIESIYREYCEQKGKEQPKCLDSPPLEDILLTDSGVWQTVEELSLLETVSDDEAVPRTVRSRKAQVSHDLEAGGSECPYHHGNGPYNDVNIAGCWFFKLPHKDGNENNVGSPFSKDFLSKMEDGTLQAGRGGTNATRALEINKMMSFWRNAQKRISSQMVVWLRKGELPRTVSRHDNYDEEGQYGAILPQVITAGTVTRRAVEPTWLTASNARRDRVGSELKAMVQVPPGYHLVGADVDSQELWIAAVLGESHFAGMHGCTAFGWMTLQGKKSQGTDLHSRTADAVGISREHAKVFNYGRIYGAGQPFAERLLMQFNHRLSQPAAANKAQQMYALTKGLRRYHLSEEGEWLVKELDLDVAKDEDGTVSREELRRISKLASKRSVF, encoded by the exons ATGCTCCGTCTACTGTCCTATCAGCCATGGAGATATTCATCAGCAGCTCTGTGGAGGCGATGGTGTGCAGCTGCAGCCAAGGCCAAACTCCAATCAAGCTCCAGAGAAACTCGGATGAACCCCCTCAATATTCAGATGCTATCCAGGAACCTGCAGGAGCAGATCTTTCACAACTCAGTGCAGGAGTACACAGATGAGGATGTGGAAGGAAGCATCAAACATCTAAAGAAGCATAAACTCTGGGGGAAGGAGGCAGTATTGCTACCCGATGTGGAACTAAAGCTGCCGCAGATGTATGGGGAAGACATAGATGGCCACTTCCGTATTCTTGCCCAAAAACAAAGCCTGCCTTACCTGGAGGCGGCTAGTTGGCTCCAGCAAACAGATCTCCCTCAGATGCCCCAAAAATGGGTTTGGGAAGTGGGCTGGACACAGTATGGTTTGGACGGGCAACACAAGAAGGTGGATTTCCCAGAGGAGAATGCTCTGGTCTTTGATGTGGAAGTCTGCATGGCTGAGGGTCACTGTCCCACACTGGCAGTAGCTGTTTCTCCAACGACCTG GTACTCATGGTGCAGTAAGAGGCTGGTTGAAGAACGTTACACCTGGTCCAGTCAGCTGACTTTAGCAGACCTCATCCCACTAGAGACTCCAGCAAACTCCAGCAGGCCTAAGGGTGGCCAGTGGAAAGAAAGACTCATTGTGGGACACAATGTCAGCTTTGATAGAGCACACATTAAAGAACAGTACCTTCTGAAA GGCTCAAAGATGCGTTTCCTGGACACTATGAGCCTCCACATGGCTATTTCAGGACTCACAGGTTTTCAGCGTACCCTTTGGATGGCCAGCAGGCACGGGAAGAGACGAGGTCTGCATGAAGTGAAGGAGCATATGAAAAAGCTTGGTCGCCGCTCTGAAGGCCGAGCG ATTGGCTGTTGGGACTGGGTTAACATCAGCAGTATTAATAACTTGGCTGATGTCCATGCTCTCTATGTTGGAGGGGATCCCCTAAAGAAAGAGCCCAGGGATATATTTGTGAAGGGCAGCATGAGTGATGTTAGGAACAACTTCCAG GAGCTGATGCAGTATTGTGCTACAGATGTACTGGCCACCCATGAGGTGTTCACCCAAcaactttctctctttctggagCG GTGTCCTCATCCAGTGACATTTGCAGGGATGCTAGAGATGGGTGTCTGTTACTTGCCTGTCAATCAGAGCTGGGGGAGATATGTGGAGGATGCCCAGGACACATATGaagagctgcagagagagatgaagaagtCTCTGATGATTCTGGCAGATGATGCCTGCCAGTTACTGCAGGATGACAG GTACAAAGAGGACCCTTGGCTCTGGGATTTAGAATGGGACGTTCAAGAGTTCAAGCAGAAGAAAATAGCCATGAGCAAGAGTAAAAAAGCCAAGCAAGAGGCTGAGAAAGCAGCAGCCGCAGCAGCTTCTAAATGTGAAAACCCAGGAAAGGTCTGGGATGAAG ATCCTGGACCCCCTGAAGAGGACGATCAGGGGAGGCCCGACCCCAGCAGAGAGCTTGTTGAGCATCTAAAGGGGACAGTGAGCTGCCTCCCTAAGAGGAGACAGCACATGCCTGGACACCCAGG CTGGTATCGGAAGCTGTGTGCTCGCATGTCAAATAAAGAGGATGAGGCTTGGTCTCCTGGAGCCAGTCTTATTAGTCTGCAGATGAGGATCACGCCAAAGCTGATGGGCCTAACGTGGGATGGGTTTCCCCTGCactacacagaaaaacatggtTGGGGTTACCTGGTCCCAGGACGCAGAGATAACCTGGAAGCTGCAGAGGATACTGAGGGACCTGTATGCCCCTACAG GTCAATAGAGTCTATCTATAGGGAGTATTGTGAGCAGAAAGGAAAGGAGCAACCAAAGTGTCTGGACAGCCCACCTTTGGAAGACATCTTACTGACTGACAGTGGTGTGTGGCAAACG GTGGAGGAGTTGAGTTTGCTTGAGACAGTGTCTGATGATGAAGCAGTGCCCAGAACAGTGAGATCCAGAAAAGCCCAG GTATCACATGATCTGGAAGCAGGAGGAAGTGAGTGCCCCTATCACCACGGTAATGGGCCATACAATGATGTCAACATCGCTGGATGTTGGTTTTTCAAGTTACCTCACAAG GATGGGAATGAGAATAACGTGGGCAGCCCCTTCTCTAAAGACTTCTTGTCTAAGATGGAGGATGGGACCCTTCAGGCAGGTCGAGGGGGAACTAATGCAACACGAGCTCTGGAGATCAACAAGATGATGTCATTCTGGAGAAACGCCCAGAAACGCATCAG TTCTCAGATGGTAGTCTGGCTTCGTAAGGGGGAACTTCCTCGCACTGTTAGCAG ACATGACAACTATGATGAAGAGGGCCAGTATGGTGCCATTTTGCCTCAGGTTATTACTGCTGGAACGGTCACCCGCAGAGCTGTGGAGCCAACGTGGCTGACTGCCAGTAATGCTCGG CGGGATCGTGTAGGTAGTGAACTGAAAGCCATGGTGCAGGTACCCCCTGGTTATCACCTGGTGGGAGCTGATGTTGACTCTCAGGAGCTATGGATTGCTGCTGTTCTGGGAGAGTCTCACTTTGCTGGCATGCACG GCTGTACTGCATTTGGATGGATGACCCTTCAGGGTAAGAAAAGTCAGGGCACTGATCTGCACAGTCGCACTGCAGATGCTGTGGGTATCAGTCGTGAACATGCCAAGGTTTTCAACTATGGCCGAATCTATGGAGCAGGACAGCCCTTTGCTGAACGCCTGCTTATGCAGTTTAACCACCGGCTTAGCCAGCCTGCTGCAGCAAATAAAGCACAGCAGATGTATGCGTTGACTAAAGGACTGCGCAG GTA
- the polg gene encoding DNA polymerase subunit gamma-1 isoform X3 produces the protein MLRLLSYQPWRYSSAALWRRWCAAAAKAKLQSSSRETRMNPLNIQMLSRNLQEQIFHNSVQEYTDEDVEGSIKHLKKHKLWGKEAVLLPDVELKLPQMYGEDIDGHFRILAQKQSLPYLEAASWLQQTDLPQMPQKWVWEVGWTQYGLDGQHKKVDFPEENALVFDVEVCMAEGHCPTLAVAVSPTTWYSWCSKRLVEERYTWSSQLTLADLIPLETPANSSRPKGGQWKERLIVGHNVSFDRAHIKEQYLLKGSKMRFLDTMSLHMAISGLTGFQRTLWMASRHGKRRGLHEVKEHMKKLGRRSEGRAIGCWDWVNISSINNLADVHALYVGGDPLKKEPRDIFVKGSMSDVRNNFQELMQYCATDVLATHEVFTQQLSLFLERCPHPVTFAGMLEMGVCYLPVNQSWGRYVEDAQDTYEELQREMKKSLMILADDACQLLQDDRYKEDPWLWDLEWDVQEFKQKKIAMSKSKKAKQEAEKAAAAAASKCENPGKVWDEDPGPPEEDDQGRPDPSRELVEHLKGTVSCLPKRRQHMPGHPGWYRKLCARMSNKEDEAWSPGASLISLQMRITPKLMGLTWDGFPLHYTEKHGWGYLVPGRRDNLEAAEDTEGPVCPYRSIESIYREYCEQKGKEQPKCLDSPPLEDILLTDSGVWQTVEELSLLETVSDDEAVPRTVRSRKAQVSHDLEAGGSECPYHHGNGPYNDVNIAGCWFFKLPHKDGNENNVGSPFSKDFLSKMEDGTLQAGRGGTNATRALEINKMMSFWRNAQKRISSQMVVWLRKGELPRTVSRHDNYDEEGQYGAILPQVITAGTVTRRAVEPTWLTASNARRDRVGSELKAMVQVPPGYHLVGADVDSQELWIAAVLGESHFAGMHGCTAFGWMTLQGKKSQGTDLHSRTADAVGISREHAKVFNYGRIYGAGQPFAERLLMQFNHRLSQPAAANKAQQMYALTKGLRRYHLSEEGEWLVKELDLDVAKDEDGTVSREELRRISKLASKRSVFLPE, from the exons ATGCTCCGTCTACTGTCCTATCAGCCATGGAGATATTCATCAGCAGCTCTGTGGAGGCGATGGTGTGCAGCTGCAGCCAAGGCCAAACTCCAATCAAGCTCCAGAGAAACTCGGATGAACCCCCTCAATATTCAGATGCTATCCAGGAACCTGCAGGAGCAGATCTTTCACAACTCAGTGCAGGAGTACACAGATGAGGATGTGGAAGGAAGCATCAAACATCTAAAGAAGCATAAACTCTGGGGGAAGGAGGCAGTATTGCTACCCGATGTGGAACTAAAGCTGCCGCAGATGTATGGGGAAGACATAGATGGCCACTTCCGTATTCTTGCCCAAAAACAAAGCCTGCCTTACCTGGAGGCGGCTAGTTGGCTCCAGCAAACAGATCTCCCTCAGATGCCCCAAAAATGGGTTTGGGAAGTGGGCTGGACACAGTATGGTTTGGACGGGCAACACAAGAAGGTGGATTTCCCAGAGGAGAATGCTCTGGTCTTTGATGTGGAAGTCTGCATGGCTGAGGGTCACTGTCCCACACTGGCAGTAGCTGTTTCTCCAACGACCTG GTACTCATGGTGCAGTAAGAGGCTGGTTGAAGAACGTTACACCTGGTCCAGTCAGCTGACTTTAGCAGACCTCATCCCACTAGAGACTCCAGCAAACTCCAGCAGGCCTAAGGGTGGCCAGTGGAAAGAAAGACTCATTGTGGGACACAATGTCAGCTTTGATAGAGCACACATTAAAGAACAGTACCTTCTGAAA GGCTCAAAGATGCGTTTCCTGGACACTATGAGCCTCCACATGGCTATTTCAGGACTCACAGGTTTTCAGCGTACCCTTTGGATGGCCAGCAGGCACGGGAAGAGACGAGGTCTGCATGAAGTGAAGGAGCATATGAAAAAGCTTGGTCGCCGCTCTGAAGGCCGAGCG ATTGGCTGTTGGGACTGGGTTAACATCAGCAGTATTAATAACTTGGCTGATGTCCATGCTCTCTATGTTGGAGGGGATCCCCTAAAGAAAGAGCCCAGGGATATATTTGTGAAGGGCAGCATGAGTGATGTTAGGAACAACTTCCAG GAGCTGATGCAGTATTGTGCTACAGATGTACTGGCCACCCATGAGGTGTTCACCCAAcaactttctctctttctggagCG GTGTCCTCATCCAGTGACATTTGCAGGGATGCTAGAGATGGGTGTCTGTTACTTGCCTGTCAATCAGAGCTGGGGGAGATATGTGGAGGATGCCCAGGACACATATGaagagctgcagagagagatgaagaagtCTCTGATGATTCTGGCAGATGATGCCTGCCAGTTACTGCAGGATGACAG GTACAAAGAGGACCCTTGGCTCTGGGATTTAGAATGGGACGTTCAAGAGTTCAAGCAGAAGAAAATAGCCATGAGCAAGAGTAAAAAAGCCAAGCAAGAGGCTGAGAAAGCAGCAGCCGCAGCAGCTTCTAAATGTGAAAACCCAGGAAAGGTCTGGGATGAAG ATCCTGGACCCCCTGAAGAGGACGATCAGGGGAGGCCCGACCCCAGCAGAGAGCTTGTTGAGCATCTAAAGGGGACAGTGAGCTGCCTCCCTAAGAGGAGACAGCACATGCCTGGACACCCAGG CTGGTATCGGAAGCTGTGTGCTCGCATGTCAAATAAAGAGGATGAGGCTTGGTCTCCTGGAGCCAGTCTTATTAGTCTGCAGATGAGGATCACGCCAAAGCTGATGGGCCTAACGTGGGATGGGTTTCCCCTGCactacacagaaaaacatggtTGGGGTTACCTGGTCCCAGGACGCAGAGATAACCTGGAAGCTGCAGAGGATACTGAGGGACCTGTATGCCCCTACAG GTCAATAGAGTCTATCTATAGGGAGTATTGTGAGCAGAAAGGAAAGGAGCAACCAAAGTGTCTGGACAGCCCACCTTTGGAAGACATCTTACTGACTGACAGTGGTGTGTGGCAAACG GTGGAGGAGTTGAGTTTGCTTGAGACAGTGTCTGATGATGAAGCAGTGCCCAGAACAGTGAGATCCAGAAAAGCCCAG GTATCACATGATCTGGAAGCAGGAGGAAGTGAGTGCCCCTATCACCACGGTAATGGGCCATACAATGATGTCAACATCGCTGGATGTTGGTTTTTCAAGTTACCTCACAAG GATGGGAATGAGAATAACGTGGGCAGCCCCTTCTCTAAAGACTTCTTGTCTAAGATGGAGGATGGGACCCTTCAGGCAGGTCGAGGGGGAACTAATGCAACACGAGCTCTGGAGATCAACAAGATGATGTCATTCTGGAGAAACGCCCAGAAACGCATCAG TTCTCAGATGGTAGTCTGGCTTCGTAAGGGGGAACTTCCTCGCACTGTTAGCAG ACATGACAACTATGATGAAGAGGGCCAGTATGGTGCCATTTTGCCTCAGGTTATTACTGCTGGAACGGTCACCCGCAGAGCTGTGGAGCCAACGTGGCTGACTGCCAGTAATGCTCGG CGGGATCGTGTAGGTAGTGAACTGAAAGCCATGGTGCAGGTACCCCCTGGTTATCACCTGGTGGGAGCTGATGTTGACTCTCAGGAGCTATGGATTGCTGCTGTTCTGGGAGAGTCTCACTTTGCTGGCATGCACG GCTGTACTGCATTTGGATGGATGACCCTTCAGGGTAAGAAAAGTCAGGGCACTGATCTGCACAGTCGCACTGCAGATGCTGTGGGTATCAGTCGTGAACATGCCAAGGTTTTCAACTATGGCCGAATCTATGGAGCAGGACAGCCCTTTGCTGAACGCCTGCTTATGCAGTTTAACCACCGGCTTAGCCAGCCTGCTGCAGCAAATAAAGCACAGCAGATGTATGCGTTGACTAAAGGACTGCGCAG GTA